Proteins found in one Microcella daejeonensis genomic segment:
- a CDS encoding metallophosphoesterase family protein — MRLLLLSDTHLPLRAKALQPQVWSLVEQADLVIHAGDWVDVATLDELEARSRRLVGVAGNNDGPELHARLGEVARVEVDGVRIAVIHETGPAAGRERRCDAQYGPSVDAPADVLVFGHSHIPWDSTTPGGLRLLNPGSPTDRRRQPFGTVMTAEVSGGRLHSVELVPTPR, encoded by the coding sequence GTGCGACTCCTCCTGCTGAGCGACACCCACCTGCCTCTGCGGGCGAAGGCGCTGCAGCCGCAGGTCTGGAGCCTCGTCGAGCAGGCCGACCTCGTCATCCACGCGGGCGACTGGGTCGACGTGGCCACGCTCGACGAGCTGGAGGCCCGCTCCCGGCGCCTCGTGGGTGTGGCGGGCAACAACGACGGCCCCGAGCTGCACGCGCGCCTCGGCGAGGTTGCACGGGTCGAGGTCGACGGGGTGCGCATCGCGGTCATCCACGAGACGGGGCCGGCGGCGGGTCGCGAACGGCGCTGCGATGCCCAGTATGGTCCGTCGGTGGATGCTCCGGCCGACGTGCTCGTCTTCGGCCACTCGCACATCCCGTGGGATTCGACCACCCCGGGCGGACTGCGCCTGCTCAACCCGGGCTCCCCGACCGACCGCCGGCGTCAGCCTTTCGGAACGGTCATGACCGCCGAGGTCTCGGGCGGGCGGCTGCACTCGGTCGAGCTGGTGCCGACGCCGCGCTGA
- a CDS encoding pyridoxamine 5'-phosphate oxidase family protein, translating into MTENTSDSSLQSRRETVHEIIGRASIAMLTTRTASGSLHARPLAIVTRDSEPSALYFFTGHPSEKTDELAAFPLVNVSISESKGYLSLTGSASVTRDAALIDELWNPGAEAWFEGGKIDPSVALIRVDLAAAEYWDTDKPAIAKAVEFVRGLTSDHEPDMGEHGTVTL; encoded by the coding sequence ATGACCGAGAACACTTCTGACTCCAGCCTCCAGAGCCGCCGCGAGACCGTGCACGAGATCATCGGGCGCGCCTCGATCGCGATGCTCACGACCCGAACCGCCTCGGGGTCGCTGCACGCCCGCCCGCTCGCGATCGTCACGCGCGACTCCGAGCCGAGCGCGCTGTACTTCTTCACCGGCCACCCGAGCGAGAAGACCGACGAGCTCGCCGCCTTCCCGCTCGTGAACGTGTCGATCAGCGAGTCGAAGGGCTACCTCTCGCTCACCGGCAGCGCGAGCGTCACCCGCGACGCGGCCCTCATCGACGAGCTGTGGAACCCCGGCGCCGAGGCCTGGTTCGAGGGCGGCAAGATCGACCCGAGCGTCGCGCTCATCCGCGTCGACCTCGCCGCCGCCGAGTACTGGGACACCGACAAGCCCGCGATCGCCAAGGCCGTCGAGTTCGTGCGCGGCCTGACGAGCGACCACGAGCCCGACATGGGCGAGCACGGCACCGTCACGCTGTAG
- a CDS encoding DUF5343 domain-containing protein — MSQFPYTVAPGPLGEFLEKLKNIGVPDKIDYAYLGQIGFTSSNHRPFVPILKHIELLDGKGVPTDRYRKGLRGGESGKAIVAEGIRNGYSKLFSTYPDAATRPTTELTTFVKANSDLGDKALRSAVSTFQTVCKFGNFGAPAPEIAEEEHEKPKGNHKRVESGSGTSGAVTINVNLALSVDATSDPAVYDAFFAAMAKHLKVLDGGSANPA; from the coding sequence ATGAGTCAATTCCCGTACACGGTCGCGCCCGGCCCACTTGGCGAGTTTCTCGAAAAGCTGAAGAACATCGGCGTGCCTGACAAGATCGATTACGCATACTTGGGACAGATCGGCTTTACGTCCTCGAATCATCGTCCCTTCGTCCCGATTTTGAAGCACATCGAGCTACTTGATGGGAAGGGCGTGCCCACCGATAGGTATCGCAAGGGCCTTCGCGGCGGCGAGTCGGGCAAAGCGATCGTCGCAGAAGGTATTCGTAACGGCTATTCAAAGCTTTTCAGTACCTACCCTGACGCCGCAACGCGACCAACCACTGAACTGACCACCTTTGTTAAGGCGAACTCCGACCTGGGTGACAAGGCTCTGCGCTCAGCGGTCAGCACGTTTCAGACGGTGTGCAAGTTCGGGAACTTTGGTGCTCCGGCGCCCGAAATTGCTGAGGAAGAACATGAGAAGCCGAAGGGCAACCACAAAAGGGTGGAAAGCGGGAGTGGCACCTCAGGCGCTGTCACGATCAACGTGAACCTGGCCTTGTCCGTGGATGCGACGAGCGACCCCGCCGTCTACGATGCGTTCTTCGCCGCAATGGCGAAGCACCTTAAGGTACTCGATGGCGGCTCCGCGAACCCCGCGTGA
- a CDS encoding 1-acyl-sn-glycerol-3-phosphate acyltransferase: MRRLTARLFWAVSRWRLATEPAPDRPTLLIGAPHTSNWDFVFMLAITWQLGIPIHWLGKTSLFRGWRGAIMSRLGGIPVNRDAPQKVVADVVARMRAGEVFSLVVTPDGTRSGHTHWKSGFYRIARETGMPVTLGYVDRTTMTTGLGPTFELTGDVSADMDRIRAFYADKAGARPEYRVEPRLREELPSV; the protein is encoded by the coding sequence ATGCGTCGTCTCACCGCCCGTCTCTTCTGGGCCGTCAGCCGCTGGCGCCTCGCCACCGAGCCGGCGCCCGACCGTCCCACCCTGCTGATCGGCGCCCCGCACACCTCCAACTGGGATTTCGTCTTCATGCTCGCCATCACGTGGCAGCTCGGCATCCCCATCCACTGGCTGGGCAAGACGAGCCTCTTCCGCGGCTGGCGGGGCGCCATCATGAGCCGCCTCGGCGGCATCCCCGTGAATCGGGATGCTCCGCAGAAGGTCGTCGCCGACGTGGTCGCCCGCATGCGCGCCGGTGAGGTCTTCAGCCTCGTCGTCACCCCCGACGGCACCCGCTCGGGCCACACCCACTGGAAGTCGGGCTTCTACCGGATCGCCCGCGAGACGGGTATGCCGGTGACGCTGGGGTACGTGGATCGCACGACCATGACGACGGGGCTCGGGCCGACGTTCGAGCTCACCGGCGATGTGTCGGCGGACATGGACCGCATTCGCGCCTTCTACGCCGACAAGGCGGGAGCGCGGCCCGAGTACCGGGTCGAGCCGCGGCTGCGCGAGGAGCTCCCATCTGTATGA
- a CDS encoding gamma-glutamyltransferase family protein, giving the protein MSTDAHAAPATPSAFTPPPADLTRPELRGTFGMAASTHWLATATAQSVLERGGTAVDAAVACAFVLHVVEPHLNGPGGDLTGIIAPAGEAPIVLAGQGAAPAAATIEHYRSLGLDEVPGAGVLAAAVPGSVVTWLQLLADRGTWELRDVLAPALGYAKNGHPVHPAVVRTITAVAPLFEQHWRTSYDQWMPGGRIPEAGDMIRNEPWAATLARLIGAGESNATREDRIHAAIGMWRGGAIAQAVEEFVQQPSRHSTGGDHAGVISAADMAGFAPGHEQPVSLTFRGVDVLKAGPWTQGPVMLQTLAILEARAVTHGDAVLDPSTELGVHTITEALKLALADRDAWYADPAALDVPLDALLDPSYAAERAALITDTASAEVRPGSPGGRTPWQPPIVSKDAAAAVAGAGEPTIDRSGRTRGDTCHLDVVDKWGTLISVTPSGGWLQSSPFIPEVGFCLGTRAQMMWLDASSPSALTPGVRPRSTLSPTMLAREGIPFEALGTPGGDQQDQWQLLYVLRRIVGGYAPQAAIDAPMFHTDSLVASFQPRTVQPASLTVESRLGADVIEGLRARGHDVTVAGPWTLGRLSAVGIERSRGWMYAAANSRGAQGYAAGR; this is encoded by the coding sequence ATGAGCACCGACGCCCACGCCGCCCCCGCCACCCCTTCTGCCTTCACGCCTCCCCCGGCCGACCTCACCCGCCCGGAGCTGCGCGGCACCTTCGGAATGGCCGCCAGCACGCACTGGCTCGCCACCGCCACGGCCCAGTCGGTGCTCGAGCGCGGCGGCACCGCCGTCGACGCCGCCGTCGCCTGCGCCTTCGTGCTGCACGTCGTCGAGCCTCACCTCAACGGCCCGGGCGGCGACCTCACCGGCATCATCGCGCCCGCGGGCGAGGCCCCGATCGTGCTCGCCGGCCAGGGCGCGGCCCCCGCCGCCGCGACGATCGAGCACTACCGCTCGCTCGGCCTCGACGAGGTGCCCGGGGCTGGCGTGCTGGCCGCGGCCGTTCCGGGCTCGGTGGTCACGTGGCTGCAGCTGCTCGCCGACCGCGGCACCTGGGAGCTGCGCGACGTGCTCGCTCCGGCCCTCGGCTACGCGAAGAACGGCCATCCCGTGCATCCGGCCGTCGTGCGCACGATCACCGCGGTCGCCCCGCTGTTCGAGCAGCACTGGCGCACCTCCTACGACCAGTGGATGCCCGGCGGGCGCATCCCCGAGGCGGGCGACATGATCCGCAACGAGCCGTGGGCCGCGACGCTCGCGCGCCTCATCGGTGCGGGCGAGTCGAACGCGACCCGCGAGGACCGCATCCATGCCGCCATCGGAATGTGGCGGGGCGGGGCGATCGCGCAGGCGGTCGAGGAGTTCGTGCAGCAGCCGAGCCGGCACTCGACGGGCGGCGATCACGCGGGCGTCATCTCCGCGGCCGACATGGCCGGGTTCGCGCCGGGGCACGAGCAGCCGGTGTCGCTGACCTTCCGCGGAGTGGACGTGCTCAAGGCCGGACCGTGGACGCAGGGCCCCGTCATGCTGCAGACCCTCGCCATCCTCGAGGCGCGCGCGGTGACGCACGGCGACGCGGTGCTCGACCCCTCGACCGAGCTCGGCGTGCACACGATCACCGAGGCGCTCAAGCTCGCCCTGGCCGACCGCGATGCCTGGTACGCCGACCCGGCAGCCCTCGACGTGCCGCTGGATGCTCTGCTCGACCCGTCCTACGCGGCCGAGCGCGCGGCGCTCATCACCGACACCGCCTCGGCGGAGGTGCGCCCGGGCAGCCCCGGCGGCCGCACCCCGTGGCAGCCGCCGATCGTCTCCAAGGACGCCGCCGCGGCCGTCGCCGGAGCGGGCGAGCCGACGATCGACCGCTCGGGCCGCACGCGCGGCGACACTTGCCACCTCGACGTGGTCGACAAGTGGGGCACGCTGATCTCGGTGACGCCCTCCGGCGGGTGGCTGCAGTCGTCGCCCTTCATCCCCGAGGTCGGGTTCTGCCTGGGCACGCGCGCGCAGATGATGTGGCTCGACGCGTCGTCGCCGAGCGCGCTGACGCCGGGTGTTCGGCCCCGCTCTACGCTGTCGCCGACGATGCTGGCACGCGAGGGCATCCCGTTCGAGGCCCTGGGCACCCCGGGCGGCGACCAGCAGGATCAGTGGCAGCTGCTCTACGTGCTGCGCCGCATCGTGGGCGGGTACGCGCCGCAGGCGGCGATCGATGCGCCGATGTTCCACACGGACTCGCTCGTGGCGTCGTTCCAGCCGCGCACGGTGCAGCCGGCGTCGCTGACGGTCGAGTCGCGGCTCGGCGCCGACGTGATCGAGGGCCTGCGGGCGCGCGGCCACGACGTGACGGTCGCCGGCCCGTGGACGCTCGGGCGCCTCAGCGCCGTCGGCATCGAGCGCTCGCGCGGCTGGATGTACGCGGCGGCGAACTCGCGCGGAGCGCAGGGGTACGCGGCCGGGCGGTAG
- a CDS encoding LLM class flavin-dependent oxidoreductase gives MTRLGFLSFGNWMPGHGSAVRSGADALLQGVELAVAAEEAGVDGAFYRVHHFAKNHSSPWPLLAAAAARTSRIELGTGVIDMRYENPLAMAENAAATDLISGGRLQLGISRGSPETSVAGYEHFGHVPGTGLGAIEGESDADMARRHTARFRSAIAGELIAPGNPQMVGSDRPLPITPQAPGLAERIWWGAGTRATAVWTAEQGMNLMSSTLLTEDTGVPFDELQAEQIALFHEAWRAAGWAHAPRVSVSRSILPIIDDETAHWFGLHAQAEQRDQVGMLDGSRSRFGRSYIGTPEQIAAELARDSAVQAADTLLVTVPNQLGVDINARMLGALVRDVMPVVDAARAPSLA, from the coding sequence ATGACCCGTCTCGGCTTCCTCTCCTTCGGCAACTGGATGCCGGGCCACGGCTCCGCGGTGCGCTCCGGCGCCGACGCGCTCCTGCAGGGCGTCGAGCTCGCCGTCGCCGCGGAGGAGGCCGGTGTCGATGGCGCCTTCTACCGCGTGCACCACTTCGCGAAGAACCACTCGAGCCCGTGGCCGCTGCTCGCCGCCGCCGCGGCGCGCACGAGTCGCATCGAGCTCGGAACCGGCGTCATCGACATGCGTTACGAGAATCCCCTCGCCATGGCCGAGAACGCCGCCGCGACCGACCTCATCAGCGGCGGCCGGCTGCAGCTCGGCATCAGCCGCGGATCACCCGAGACCTCGGTCGCCGGCTACGAGCACTTCGGGCACGTGCCCGGCACGGGCCTCGGCGCGATCGAGGGCGAGTCGGACGCCGACATGGCGCGCCGCCACACCGCGCGGTTCCGCTCGGCGATCGCCGGCGAGCTCATCGCGCCCGGCAACCCGCAGATGGTCGGCAGCGACCGTCCTCTGCCGATCACCCCGCAGGCCCCCGGCCTCGCCGAGCGCATCTGGTGGGGCGCCGGCACCCGGGCCACCGCCGTCTGGACGGCGGAGCAGGGTATGAACCTCATGAGCTCCACGCTCTTGACGGAGGACACGGGCGTGCCCTTCGACGAGCTGCAGGCCGAGCAGATCGCGCTGTTCCACGAGGCCTGGCGGGCGGCCGGCTGGGCGCACGCCCCGCGCGTGTCGGTGAGCCGCAGCATCCTGCCGATCATCGACGACGAGACGGCGCACTGGTTCGGGCTGCACGCGCAGGCGGAGCAGCGCGACCAGGTCGGCATGCTCGACGGCTCGCGCTCGCGCTTCGGCCGCAGCTACATCGGAACCCCCGAGCAGATCGCCGCCGAGCTCGCGCGGGATTCCGCCGTGCAGGCCGCCGACACCCTGCTCGTCACGGTGCCGAACCAGCTCGGCGTCGACATCAACGCGCGGATGCTCGGCGCGCTCGTGCGGGACGTCATGCCCGTGGTCGACGCGGCGCGGGCGCCGTCGCTGGCGTAG
- the ychF gene encoding redox-regulated ATPase YchF → MALTIGIVGLPNVGKSTLFNALTNNDVLAANYPFATIEPNVGIVELPDPRLQVLAGIFGSERILPATVSFVDIAGIVKGASEGEGLGNQFLANIREAEAIAQVVRAFTDDDVVHVAGKVDPASDMEIINTELMLADLQTLEKAIPRYEKEVRAKKLEPAVLEASLAARTILEGGTTLSTAGFDASPIRELGLLSAKPFIYVFNVDEGVLGDAARMSELAALVAPAQAVFLDAKIESELIGLDADDAAELLASTGQTESGLHQLARIGFDTLGLQTYLTAGPKESRAWTIGKGWKAPQAAGVIHTDFEKGFIKAEIIGFDDLVETGSIAEARAKGKARIEGKDYVMQDGDVVEFRFNV, encoded by the coding sequence GTGGCTCTCACTATCGGCATCGTCGGCCTGCCCAACGTCGGCAAGTCCACCCTGTTCAACGCGCTGACCAACAACGACGTGCTCGCGGCGAACTACCCGTTCGCGACGATCGAGCCGAACGTCGGCATCGTCGAGCTGCCCGACCCGCGCCTGCAGGTGCTCGCCGGCATCTTCGGCAGCGAGCGCATCCTGCCCGCGACGGTGTCGTTCGTCGACATCGCCGGCATCGTCAAGGGCGCGAGCGAGGGCGAGGGGCTCGGCAACCAGTTCCTCGCGAACATCCGCGAGGCGGAGGCGATCGCCCAGGTCGTGCGCGCCTTCACCGACGACGACGTCGTTCACGTCGCCGGCAAGGTCGACCCGGCCAGCGACATGGAGATCATCAACACCGAGCTCATGCTCGCCGATCTGCAGACGCTCGAGAAGGCCATCCCGCGCTACGAGAAGGAGGTCAGGGCCAAGAAGCTCGAGCCCGCCGTGCTCGAGGCCTCCCTCGCCGCCCGCACCATCCTCGAAGGCGGCACGACCCTCTCGACCGCCGGCTTCGATGCCTCGCCCATCCGCGAACTGGGCCTGCTCAGCGCGAAGCCCTTCATCTACGTCTTCAACGTCGACGAGGGGGTGCTGGGGGATGCCGCGCGCATGTCGGAGCTCGCAGCCCTCGTCGCCCCGGCTCAGGCCGTCTTCCTCGACGCGAAGATCGAGAGCGAGCTCATCGGGCTCGACGCCGACGACGCCGCGGAGCTGCTCGCGTCGACCGGCCAGACCGAGAGCGGCCTGCACCAGCTCGCCCGCATCGGCTTCGACACCCTCGGCCTGCAGACGTACCTCACCGCCGGCCCCAAGGAGTCGCGAGCCTGGACGATCGGCAAGGGCTGGAAGGCTCCGCAGGCCGCGGGCGTCATCCACACCGACTTCGAGAAGGGCTTCATCAAGGCCGAGATCATCGGCTTCGACGACCTCGTCGAGACCGGCTCGATCGCGGAGGCTCGCGCCAAGGGCAAGGCCCGCATCGAGGGCAAGGACTACGTCATGCAGGACGGCGACGTGGTGGAGTTCCGCTTCAACGTGTAG
- a CDS encoding DMT family transporter produces the protein MPAAPAQPAATAPGPLRRYSPPVLAQLFWASNFVVAALVVDEFSPLELTFLRWVGALPILLVLAQLIERPQWRAAMREWPRHLLQAALGMVGYTLFLYAALATTSPVTASVISAINPAVIAIAAVIVLGERIMALGIAGIVVSFVGVLVVVLTGQGGGELAFSSGDLLMLGAIAVWTAYVILGRRQATPPITATAIQAGMSILMLGPVLAIVGFTATPSAEGWLGLAWIIVFPSALAYLFWNIAVSTLGPSRTGVFLNLLPVFTALIALLFGEVITIGQVVGGLIVLAGVSLTTRPGATRAGPEQPAPSIPSRDLDAR, from the coding sequence ATGCCCGCCGCTCCCGCCCAGCCCGCCGCGACCGCGCCCGGCCCGCTGCGCCGCTACAGCCCGCCCGTGCTCGCCCAGCTGTTCTGGGCGTCGAACTTCGTCGTCGCCGCGCTCGTCGTCGACGAGTTCAGCCCGCTCGAGCTGACCTTCCTGCGCTGGGTCGGGGCGCTGCCCATCCTTCTCGTCCTCGCCCAGCTGATCGAGCGCCCGCAGTGGCGCGCGGCGATGCGCGAGTGGCCGCGGCACCTGCTGCAGGCCGCCCTCGGCATGGTCGGCTACACGCTCTTCCTCTACGCGGCGCTCGCGACCACCTCGCCGGTCACCGCCTCGGTCATCAGCGCGATCAACCCGGCGGTCATCGCGATCGCGGCCGTCATCGTGCTCGGCGAGCGCATCATGGCGCTCGGCATCGCCGGCATCGTGGTCTCGTTCGTCGGCGTGCTCGTCGTGGTGCTCACCGGCCAGGGCGGGGGAGAGCTCGCGTTCAGCTCCGGCGACCTGCTCATGCTCGGCGCGATCGCCGTGTGGACGGCCTACGTGATCCTCGGCCGCCGTCAGGCGACCCCGCCGATCACGGCCACCGCCATCCAGGCCGGCATGAGCATCCTGATGCTCGGCCCCGTGCTCGCGATCGTCGGATTCACCGCGACGCCGAGCGCCGAGGGCTGGCTCGGCCTCGCCTGGATCATCGTGTTCCCCTCGGCGCTCGCCTACCTGTTCTGGAACATCGCCGTCAGCACCCTCGGCCCCTCGCGCACGGGCGTCTTCCTCAACCTGCTGCCCGTGTTCACGGCGCTGATCGCACTGCTCTTCGGCGAGGTCATCACGATCGGGCAGGTCGTCGGCGGGCTCATCGTGCTCGCCGGGGTGTCGCTCACGACGCGGCCGGGGGCGACGCGGGCGGGGCCCGAGCAGCCCGCGCCGAGCATCCCGAGCCGCGACCTGGATGCCCGCTGA
- a CDS encoding 3'-5' exonuclease, with product MPLDFTAIDFETANNHAASACSVGLVKVVDGRVVDKTGWLIRPPMGFDHMLEWNTRIHGITAADIVDAALWADQLDTLLDFVADDVLVAHNAGFDMGVLRAATEASGLEVPSLRYACSLRVARKTYHLDSYRLPVAAMAAGFEDFAHHDALADAEACAAIMVHAAKRHDVDDVAELARICGTQLGAIGPAAEAEAADRRPAVLG from the coding sequence GTGCCCCTGGACTTCACCGCCATCGACTTCGAGACCGCCAACAACCATGCGGCCTCGGCCTGCTCGGTCGGGCTCGTGAAGGTGGTCGACGGCCGCGTCGTCGACAAGACCGGCTGGCTCATCCGCCCGCCGATGGGCTTCGACCACATGCTCGAGTGGAACACGCGAATCCACGGCATCACCGCCGCCGACATCGTCGACGCCGCCCTGTGGGCCGATCAGCTGGATACCCTGCTCGACTTCGTCGCCGACGACGTGCTCGTGGCCCACAACGCGGGCTTCGACATGGGCGTGCTGCGCGCGGCCACCGAGGCGAGCGGCCTCGAGGTGCCGAGCCTGCGCTACGCCTGCAGCCTGCGGGTCGCCCGCAAGACCTACCACCTTGACTCGTACCGGCTGCCCGTCGCGGCGATGGCCGCCGGCTTCGAAGACTTCGCGCACCACGACGCGCTCGCCGACGCCGAGGCCTGCGCCGCGATCATGGTGCACGCGGCGAAGCGGCACGACGTGGACGACGTCGCCGAGCTCGCGCGCATCTGCGGCACTCAGCTCGGCGCGATCGGCCCGGCCGCCGAGGCCGAGGCGGCCGACCGCCGGCCCGCGGTGCTCGGTTGA
- a CDS encoding SDR family oxidoreductase, protein MESTETTTPWPVLITGVGRRGSIGHATARRLAERGRDIAFTFWSPYERRAGLPWEADGVDSIRIELEGLGVRVLPIEVDFTDAEAVESVVPAVAAQLGAVGGLVLAHSESVDSSILTTSLESFERHFAVNVRAAWQLIAAVARQVPEGEGRIVAFTSDHVVDNLPYGASKGALDRIVIAAARELGHLGLTANLINPGPVDTGWMTDEVRAHLTALQPTGRLGTPEDAARLVDFLLSPEGRWISGQLLTSDGGFSV, encoded by the coding sequence ATGGAATCCACCGAGACGACGACGCCCTGGCCCGTGCTCATCACCGGCGTCGGTCGCCGCGGCTCGATCGGGCATGCGACCGCCCGACGGCTCGCCGAGCGGGGTCGCGACATCGCGTTCACGTTCTGGTCGCCGTACGAGCGGCGTGCCGGCCTGCCGTGGGAGGCGGATGGGGTCGACAGCATCCGGATCGAGCTCGAGGGGCTCGGCGTGCGCGTGCTGCCGATCGAGGTCGACTTCACCGATGCGGAGGCGGTCGAGTCGGTCGTGCCGGCCGTCGCCGCGCAGCTCGGGGCGGTGGGCGGGCTCGTGCTCGCGCATTCCGAGAGCGTCGACTCGAGCATCCTCACCACATCGCTCGAGAGCTTCGAGCGGCACTTCGCGGTCAACGTGCGCGCCGCCTGGCAGCTCATCGCGGCCGTCGCGCGGCAGGTGCCCGAGGGGGAGGGGCGCATCGTCGCCTTCACGAGCGATCACGTCGTCGACAACCTGCCCTACGGCGCGAGCAAGGGCGCGCTCGACCGCATCGTCATCGCGGCGGCGCGCGAGCTCGGGCACCTCGGGCTGACGGCCAACCTCATCAACCCCGGGCCGGTCGACACCGGCTGGATGACGGACGAGGTGCGCGCGCACCTGACCGCGCTCCAGCCGACGGGTCGCCTCGGGACGCCGGAGGACGCCGCGCGGCTGGTCGACTTCCTGCTCTCGCCCGAAGGGCGCTGGATCTCGGGGCAGCTTCTGACGAGCGACGGCGGCTTCTCGGTCTGA